The following proteins come from a genomic window of Orenia metallireducens:
- the purE gene encoding 5-(carboxyamino)imidazole ribonucleotide mutase has protein sequence MKPLVGIIMGSDSDLPVMKEAVKIMEEFEVPHEITVVSAHRTPQRLYDYAQKAEQKGLEVIIAGAGGAAHLPGMVASITSLPVIGVPVKTSTLSGVDSLYSIVQMPGGVPVATVAINGAKNAGLLAVQILGGVDKKLRNKYKEYKTNMREMVEGVATKLENLGAEKYLEDKENNKHNEY, from the coding sequence ATGAAACCACTTGTTGGTATTATCATGGGAAGTGATTCTGATTTACCAGTAATGAAAGAGGCTGTAAAGATTATGGAAGAGTTTGAAGTGCCTCATGAAATTACAGTTGTATCGGCTCACCGTACTCCACAGCGTTTATATGATTATGCTCAAAAGGCAGAGCAGAAAGGTTTAGAGGTTATTATTGCTGGAGCAGGAGGGGCAGCTCATTTACCAGGGATGGTAGCATCTATTACTAGCCTTCCAGTAATAGGAGTTCCAGTCAAGACATCGACCTTAAGTGGAGTTGATTCATTGTATTCAATCGTTCAGATGCCAGGGGGTGTTCCTGTAGCTACTGTAGCAATTAATGGTGCTAAAAATGCAGGTCTATTGGCTGTTCAAATCTTAGGTGGAGTAGATAAAAAATTGAGAAATAAATATAAAGAATATAAGACTAATATGAGAGAGATGGTTGAAGGTGTAGCTACTAAATTAGAGAATTTAGGTGCTGAGAAGTATTTAGAGGATAAAGAAAATAATAAACATAACGAATATTAA